One Synechococcus sp. JA-2-3B'a(2-13) genomic window carries:
- a CDS encoding hemolysin family protein encodes MVNVFLLAFLLLLSGACSGAETAITAMDNLRLESLIEEQGDPQGLYRLAQQQRSRLITTLLLVNNFVNIGIAALATTLSIELLGTQIGALAATVPTTIVVLLFGEVAPKSLAVSHPLGVFRWVVRPVHILSLLLRPFSDAFEWVVSRLFNLLEFSPLTATASLKDLELLIDVLGQRGLLDWQKRRLFRGALALDLLQARDVAKPRVKMETISHDKTLQDVVKLCLETGYSRIPVQGESKDEIVGIIHLKQALRYLDQKGNAEVTQAMAPPFFVPDTKRVSLLLKEMLRSRQHLGIVVDEFGGTTGLITLEDILEELVGDIYDESDLSPLLLQRQRRPGGASTSPG; translated from the coding sequence ATGGTTAATGTCTTTCTCTTAGCCTTTCTGCTGCTCCTCTCAGGAGCTTGCTCTGGGGCCGAAACCGCCATCACGGCCATGGACAACCTGCGCCTGGAATCTCTGATCGAAGAACAAGGGGATCCGCAGGGCTTGTATCGACTGGCCCAACAACAGCGCTCGCGGCTGATCACCACCCTGTTGCTGGTGAACAACTTTGTCAACATCGGCATTGCCGCTTTGGCCACAACCCTCTCTATTGAACTGTTGGGAACCCAGATTGGAGCTTTGGCCGCCACCGTGCCCACCACAATTGTGGTGCTCCTCTTTGGAGAAGTAGCCCCAAAGTCCTTGGCGGTGAGCCATCCACTGGGGGTATTCCGCTGGGTGGTGCGGCCCGTCCACATCCTATCGCTGCTGTTGCGCCCTTTTAGCGACGCTTTTGAGTGGGTTGTCAGCAGGCTCTTCAACCTATTGGAGTTCTCCCCCCTGACGGCCACCGCTTCTCTCAAGGATTTGGAGCTGTTGATCGATGTGTTGGGGCAACGGGGGCTGCTGGATTGGCAAAAACGGCGGCTGTTCCGTGGGGCCTTGGCTTTGGACTTGCTGCAGGCGCGGGACGTGGCCAAGCCCAGAGTTAAAATGGAGACCATCTCCCACGACAAAACACTGCAGGATGTGGTGAAGCTCTGTTTGGAAACGGGCTACTCGCGCATCCCCGTGCAGGGAGAATCCAAGGACGAGATCGTCGGCATTATCCACCTCAAGCAAGCCTTGCGCTATCTCGATCAAAAAGGCAATGCCGAAGTGACCCAGGCGATGGCACCGCCTTTTTTTGTGCCGGACACCAAGCGGGTCAGCTTGTTGCTCAAGGAAATGCTGCGCTCTCGCCAACACCTAGGGATTGTGGTGGATGAGTTCGGCGGCACCACCGGCCTGATCACGCTGGAGGACATTTTGGAGGAGCTGGTGGGGGATATTTACGACGAGAGCGACCTCTCCCCCCTGCTGCTGCAGCGACAACGACGACCAGGTGGAGCTTCTACCTCCCCTGGCTGA
- a CDS encoding bifunctional pantoate--beta-alanine ligase/(d)CMP kinase, translating to MHWLRTVAALREQVADWRGSTVGLVPTMGSLHEGHLSLIRRCRQECDHTVVSIFVNPLQFGPNEDWDRYPRDEEGDRALCEAAGVDVVFAPDPQEMGADPATGSDRTWVMPPESLLQTLCAPHRPGHFRGVATIVLQLLNLVQPQRAYFGQKDAQQLAIIQRLVRDLQIPTTIVPCSTVREADGLACSSRNRYLSAAERQVAAGLYRALRRGYDHWQAGDPSAEGILAAARAELEHTPELQLQYLELVDPQTLQPLPRVEDKGLLAIAAYVGQTRLIDNLLLSPEQGDPLPERVQHAAPPSSGTTSPPRRPLIAIDGPAGAGKSTVARAVAAQLQLLYLDTGAMYRAITWLALQRGIPLDDAEQLTQLAAQTQLTLQSGTSSTEPTRIWADGEEITQAIRSPEVTRWVSHVAAVPGVRQELVKRQRSIGRDGGAVLEGRDIGTHVFPDAELKVFLTASVGERAQRRQHQLQAQGQMVPLEELKAQIEQRDRRDSERLISPLRPAPDAILIDTDHLSQSEVQDKIVMLYRQLLERSGPARLDQ from the coding sequence ATGCACTGGCTGCGCACAGTTGCTGCTTTGCGGGAGCAGGTAGCCGATTGGCGGGGATCCACAGTTGGCTTGGTGCCCACGATGGGATCCCTGCATGAGGGCCATCTCAGCCTAATCCGCCGCTGCCGGCAAGAGTGTGACCACACGGTGGTCAGCATTTTCGTCAATCCGCTGCAATTTGGCCCCAACGAAGACTGGGATCGCTATCCCCGCGACGAGGAGGGGGACCGAGCTTTGTGCGAGGCAGCAGGTGTGGATGTGGTCTTTGCCCCTGACCCGCAAGAGATGGGAGCCGACCCCGCAACCGGAAGCGACCGCACCTGGGTCATGCCCCCCGAATCCCTTCTGCAGACCCTCTGCGCCCCCCACCGACCTGGCCACTTTCGCGGTGTAGCCACCATTGTGCTGCAACTGCTGAACCTGGTGCAGCCGCAGCGGGCCTACTTCGGCCAAAAAGACGCCCAGCAACTGGCGATCATTCAGCGTTTGGTTCGGGATCTGCAAATACCCACCACGATTGTTCCCTGCTCCACGGTGCGAGAAGCCGATGGCCTCGCCTGTAGCTCCCGCAACCGCTACCTTTCTGCTGCTGAACGACAGGTGGCTGCCGGGCTGTACCGGGCCTTGCGTCGGGGATATGACCATTGGCAGGCCGGGGATCCCTCAGCAGAAGGGATCCTTGCCGCCGCCCGTGCTGAGCTGGAGCATACCCCAGAGCTGCAACTGCAATACCTGGAATTGGTGGATCCCCAAACGCTACAGCCGCTGCCGCGGGTGGAAGACAAGGGCCTGCTGGCCATTGCTGCCTATGTGGGGCAGACTCGCCTGATCGACAACCTGCTCCTTTCCCCAGAGCAAGGGGATCCCTTGCCGGAGAGAGTCCAGCATGCGGCACCCCCTTCTTCCGGCACGACTTCTCCCCCGCGTCGCCCGCTGATTGCCATTGACGGCCCGGCTGGAGCCGGAAAATCCACCGTGGCGCGGGCAGTAGCCGCCCAGCTGCAGCTTTTGTACTTGGACACGGGGGCCATGTATCGAGCCATCACCTGGCTGGCACTGCAACGGGGGATCCCTTTGGACGATGCCGAGCAACTCACCCAACTGGCCGCCCAAACCCAGCTCACCCTGCAAAGTGGCACCTCTTCGACAGAGCCGACCCGCATCTGGGCCGATGGCGAAGAAATTACCCAGGCCATTCGCTCTCCGGAAGTGACCCGCTGGGTCTCTCACGTGGCGGCAGTGCCGGGAGTACGCCAGGAGCTGGTGAAGCGGCAACGCAGCATTGGCCGGGATGGCGGTGCTGTCTTGGAGGGGCGGGATATCGGCACCCACGTCTTTCCTGATGCAGAGCTGAAGGTTTTCTTGACCGCTTCTGTTGGGGAGCGGGCGCAGCGTCGGCAACACCAACTCCAAGCCCAAGGGCAAATGGTGCCTCTCGAAGAATTGAAAGCGCAAATCGAGCAGCGGGATCGCCGCGACAGCGAACGGCTCATCTCTCCCTTGCGGCCTGCCCCCGATGCCATCTTGATCGACACAGATCACCTGAGCCAATCCGAGGTGCAAGACAAGATTGTCATGTTGTACCGGCAACTTTTGGAGCGATCTGGCCCGGCCCGTTTAGATCAGTAG
- the petG gene encoding cytochrome b6-f complex subunit V — protein sequence MIEPILLGIVLGMVVVTLAGLFVAAYRQYQRSNKIGL from the coding sequence GTGATCGAGCCGATTTTGTTGGGGATCGTCTTGGGCATGGTGGTGGTCACCTTGGCGGGCTTATTCGTGGCAGCCTACAGGCAATATCAACGCAGCAACAAGATCGGCCTGTAG
- a CDS encoding 2-succinylbenzoate--CoA ligase: protein MRSIVLSGDGGDLKECLSKLEEQLRPLADKAVPLLVADSHPVQVWAAVLTCQRLGIPLFLGNPHWGEREWGQALADMGSGWCWRQGRLEGDPAPLNPRLRELREVLPSSHWPLIGIPTGGSGGQIKWAMHSWLTLSASAKAHQQHFAVGPVHSYCLLPLYHVSGLMQAVRSWLSGGQWVVWDWKRQQQAKAWDPPLPGSFLSLVPTQLQRLLLSAHPGVLESLRQFRAILVGGGPTWPSLRQQARQLHLPLALTYGMTETASQVCTLLPEAFWQGSDSLGRPLPHATLQIRSEKGDPLPSHAVGYIHIQAESLALGYYPHLSATHRLREGQQQGFTPGDLGYLDRQGSLYWLGRADDLILTGGEKVMAAEVEGEIRASGWVEDVCVLGLPDAEWGQRVVAVVVPKTGIPKELEMHLKQHLSRQLSPFKHPKHWLWCTGIPRNPQGKVNRQQLRQWAAQTLGIPTQAS from the coding sequence ATGAGGTCAATTGTCTTGTCCGGGGATGGCGGAGACTTGAAGGAGTGCCTGTCCAAACTGGAAGAGCAACTGCGCCCTTTGGCAGACAAGGCCGTTCCCCTGCTGGTGGCGGACTCGCATCCAGTGCAGGTGTGGGCGGCAGTTTTGACCTGCCAACGCTTGGGGATCCCGCTGTTCCTGGGTAATCCCCACTGGGGAGAACGGGAATGGGGACAGGCTTTGGCGGATATGGGATCCGGCTGGTGCTGGCGCCAGGGCCGACTGGAAGGGGATCCCGCCCCCTTGAATCCGCGCCTGCGAGAGTTGCGGGAAGTTTTGCCCAGCTCCCATTGGCCGTTGATCGGCATCCCCACCGGTGGCTCCGGCGGCCAGATAAAATGGGCCATGCACTCTTGGCTGACCCTCAGTGCCTCGGCCAAAGCCCACCAACAGCACTTTGCCGTCGGGCCTGTACACAGCTATTGCCTTCTGCCCTTGTACCACGTCAGCGGCTTGATGCAGGCAGTCCGCTCCTGGCTGAGCGGTGGGCAGTGGGTTGTCTGGGATTGGAAACGGCAACAGCAGGCCAAGGCTTGGGATCCCCCTTTGCCGGGGAGCTTTCTATCGCTGGTGCCCACTCAGTTGCAACGGCTGTTGCTCAGCGCCCATCCGGGAGTTTTGGAGAGCCTGCGCCAATTTCGGGCCATTTTGGTCGGCGGTGGCCCCACCTGGCCCAGCTTGCGGCAACAGGCCCGGCAACTTCACCTTCCCCTTGCCCTCACCTACGGTATGACCGAGACCGCCTCCCAGGTGTGTACGTTGCTGCCAGAAGCCTTTTGGCAAGGGAGCGACAGTCTGGGTCGGCCTCTGCCCCACGCCACGCTCCAGATCCGCAGCGAAAAAGGGGATCCCCTGCCCAGCCATGCTGTGGGCTACATTCACATTCAGGCAGAGTCGCTGGCACTGGGCTACTACCCGCACCTAAGTGCTACGCACCGCTTACGCGAAGGGCAACAGCAAGGCTTTACCCCCGGCGATTTGGGCTATCTAGACCGACAGGGATCCCTCTATTGGTTAGGTCGAGCCGATGACCTAATCCTAACCGGCGGGGAAAAGGTGATGGCTGCAGAAGTGGAAGGGGAGATCCGAGCCAGCGGCTGGGTGGAAGATGTGTGCGTGTTGGGCCTACCGGATGCCGAATGGGGGCAGCGGGTTGTGGCGGTGGTCGTCCCCAAAACGGGGATCCCCAAAGAGCTGGAAATGCACCTGAAGCAACACCTAAGCCGCCAACTGAGTCCCTTCAAGCACCCCAAGCACTGGCTGTGGTGTACGGGGATCCCGCGCAACCCTCAGGGCAAAGTCAACCGCCAACAACTCCGGCAGTGGGCAGCTCAGACGTTGGGGATCCCAACGCAGGCAAGTTAG
- a CDS encoding J domain-containing protein: MARSFPDPLVAPPFMDYYAILNLSPAADIEEIKQAFRRLARQFHPDVAGEGSRERFQQIHQAYQVLSDPEQRRRYDAQRQSAQRQSPPSSPAAGERRVVIRSIGPSSAEQPNPEGLKEGIARVKAAWRERKLPTAVAQAEALLKRFPNSSEAIHILALAYQRFGNHLIYEGRYQQAEAYLRKALATEPHNRELAFEIKRDLARLGIREGSR; encoded by the coding sequence TTGGCCAGGTCTTTTCCCGATCCCTTAGTTGCGCCACCGTTTATGGATTACTACGCGATCCTGAACCTATCTCCTGCAGCGGACATTGAAGAGATTAAACAGGCGTTTCGACGGTTGGCGCGGCAGTTTCACCCTGATGTGGCAGGGGAGGGATCCCGAGAGCGTTTCCAACAAATCCACCAAGCCTACCAAGTGCTGAGCGACCCTGAGCAGCGGCGGCGCTACGATGCACAACGTCAATCTGCACAACGTCAATCTCCACCCAGCTCTCCTGCTGCCGGCGAAAGGCGGGTGGTCATTCGCAGCATAGGCCCCTCATCGGCAGAGCAGCCCAATCCGGAAGGGCTCAAGGAGGGGATTGCCCGCGTCAAGGCAGCCTGGCGGGAGCGGAAGTTGCCCACGGCGGTGGCCCAGGCGGAGGCGCTGCTGAAACGGTTTCCCAACTCCAGCGAGGCCATCCACATCTTGGCGTTGGCCTACCAGCGCTTCGGCAACCATTTGATCTACGAGGGGCGCTATCAGCAGGCGGAAGCCTACTTGAGAAAAGCTTTGGCCACGGAGCCGCACAACCGAGAATTGGCCTTTGAAATCAAGCGAGATTTAGCCCGTCTGGGCATTCGGGAGGGATCCCGCTAA
- a CDS encoding ankyrin repeat domain-containing protein, with protein sequence MSEALHQALANRDLKQLLAHLQRGEDVNAVDAQGMTLLHKATLLGDLELLDLLLAHGASPNALDPTGATPLHLAAAVGQVKLVERLLRAGSDIDLPDNHGYTPLQRAALTDQAEVIGLLIQKGANTGRVLHWATATGRKSILARLLSKGAPVDATDETGRTPLHEAATRGDLGIARFLLLYGANANARNRFGATPMHWAAWEGHIEILELLLENGAELNPRNEDGHTPLAYAQKRQHRLAAQWLQDRGATL encoded by the coding sequence ATGAGTGAAGCGCTTCATCAAGCTCTTGCCAATCGAGATCTAAAACAATTATTGGCCCATTTGCAGCGGGGGGAAGATGTGAATGCTGTCGATGCTCAGGGAATGACTTTGCTTCATAAAGCGACACTCCTTGGCGATTTGGAACTGTTGGATTTGCTCTTGGCCCATGGCGCTTCTCCCAATGCCTTGGATCCCACAGGTGCCACCCCTCTCCATTTGGCTGCTGCCGTCGGCCAGGTCAAGCTGGTGGAGCGTCTTTTGAGGGCAGGCAGCGATATCGATCTCCCAGATAACCATGGCTATACCCCTCTCCAGCGGGCTGCTTTAACCGATCAGGCGGAGGTAATCGGTCTGCTCATCCAGAAGGGAGCCAACACCGGTCGTGTTCTCCACTGGGCCACAGCCACCGGTCGAAAAAGCATTCTGGCCCGCCTACTATCCAAGGGAGCGCCGGTGGATGCCACTGACGAAACAGGCCGAACCCCTCTGCATGAAGCCGCCACCCGAGGGGATTTGGGCATCGCTCGCTTTCTGCTCTTGTACGGGGCCAATGCCAATGCGCGCAACCGATTCGGGGCGACACCGATGCACTGGGCTGCTTGGGAAGGACACATCGAAATCCTGGAGCTTTTGCTGGAAAATGGAGCCGAACTAAACCCTCGCAATGAAGATGGGCATACCCCCTTAGCCTATGCACAAAAACGCCAACACAGGCTGGCTGCTCAATGGTTACAAGATCGAGGAGCAACTCTTTAG
- a CDS encoding metal-binding protein, translated as MPLGSTHDRITLWTAPGITLAAGLLGNSTTVALAVGSAYLFSGLMFSGDLDTCSRQYQRWLFLCWIWLPYRKWMRHRSFWSHGPIVGTAVRVLYLSLWAGGVGLLGAWLGSQLGWWMWQPWVWGSDLWQLLQVHAEMLFWIGMGLELGSVNHSLSDWTISRWKRWRKRRQARSPARRLSYRR; from the coding sequence ATGCCCCTGGGATCCACCCACGATCGCATCACCCTCTGGACAGCCCCCGGCATCACCTTAGCCGCCGGTTTGCTGGGGAACAGCACCACGGTTGCTCTGGCCGTGGGATCGGCCTATCTATTCAGCGGCCTGATGTTTTCTGGAGATCTGGACACCTGTTCCCGACAGTATCAACGCTGGCTGTTCTTGTGCTGGATTTGGCTGCCCTACCGCAAGTGGATGCGGCATCGCTCCTTTTGGTCTCATGGGCCCATCGTGGGCACTGCCGTGCGGGTGCTGTACTTGAGCCTATGGGCAGGAGGAGTTGGCCTGCTGGGGGCTTGGCTGGGATCCCAGTTGGGCTGGTGGATGTGGCAACCCTGGGTGTGGGGCAGCGATCTCTGGCAATTGCTGCAAGTTCACGCCGAGATGCTCTTTTGGATTGGGATGGGGTTGGAACTGGGATCGGTGAACCACAGCCTGAGCGACTGGACGATCTCCCGCTGGAAACGCTGGCGCAAACGCCGTCAGGCTCGATCTCCTGCCAGGCGACTCAGCTATCGTCGCTAG
- a CDS encoding putative 2-dehydropantoate 2-reductase has product MRYFGDDLLKLAAMPRLPETRRYAVLGTGALGGFYGAKLQQAGFSVHFLLHSDYDHVRQSGLWVQSCWGDFHLPQVNAYAAVEDMPACEGVIVALKATQNALLPHLIPPVLAENGVVILLQNGLGVEPEIADCVGPERVMGGLCFISSNKVGPGHIHHLDYGSVLLAEYGPGYAPQGITPRLQQVQADFQRAGIPTSLSPDLMLARWQKLVWNIPFNGLSVVFNADTQQMIRDPEARALAETLMQEVIQGAAACDRLLPDSLIQEMLINTEKMAPYRTSMKIDYERKRPLELQVIFGNPLQYARQAGIHLPRVEMLYRQLQVLDRLNRGIPGEQQA; this is encoded by the coding sequence GTGCGGTATTTTGGGGATGACCTGCTAAAACTTGCCGCCATGCCTCGGTTGCCGGAAACCCGCCGCTACGCTGTTTTGGGCACGGGCGCTTTGGGAGGATTTTATGGGGCGAAATTGCAACAGGCGGGCTTTTCGGTGCATTTTCTGCTGCACAGCGACTATGACCATGTTCGCCAAAGCGGCCTCTGGGTGCAGTCCTGCTGGGGGGATTTTCATTTGCCCCAGGTGAATGCCTACGCAGCCGTGGAGGACATGCCCGCTTGCGAAGGGGTGATCGTGGCTTTGAAAGCCACCCAAAATGCGCTTCTGCCGCACTTGATCCCGCCTGTGTTGGCCGAGAATGGCGTGGTGATCTTGTTGCAAAACGGGCTGGGGGTGGAACCCGAGATTGCCGATTGCGTTGGCCCAGAGCGGGTCATGGGGGGCCTCTGCTTCATCAGCTCCAATAAGGTTGGCCCCGGCCACATTCACCATCTGGATTACGGTTCGGTGCTGCTGGCAGAGTACGGCCCTGGCTATGCCCCCCAAGGGATCACGCCCCGCCTTCAACAAGTTCAAGCCGATTTTCAACGGGCAGGGATCCCGACTTCGCTCTCACCAGATTTGATGTTGGCCCGCTGGCAGAAACTGGTCTGGAATATTCCCTTCAACGGCCTCTCGGTGGTGTTCAATGCCGATACTCAGCAAATGATTCGAGACCCTGAGGCCCGTGCTTTGGCGGAAACGCTGATGCAGGAGGTGATACAGGGAGCTGCAGCTTGTGATCGCCTGCTTCCCGACTCCCTGATCCAAGAAATGCTCATCAATACCGAGAAAATGGCCCCCTACCGCACCAGCATGAAAATCGACTATGAGCGCAAACGTCCTCTGGAACTGCAGGTGATCTTCGGCAACCCACTGCAGTACGCTCGACAAGCTGGGATCCATCTACCACGGGTTGAAATGCTCTATCGGCAGTTGCAGGTGTTGGATCGCCTGAATCGAGGGATCCCTGGGGAGCAGCAGGCTTAG
- the pyrR gene encoding bifunctional pyr operon transcriptional regulator/uracil phosphoribosyltransferase PyrR — protein MSEIEVFDAEQLAGLIEGLAEAIGRDHPHLQKLTLIGIRTRGVPLAYRLRDRIATLLGIPPQVGELDITFFRDDLSAGGLRTPDRSEMPRDLTGQEVVLVDDVIFRGRTVRAALEALNHFGRPERVRLAVLIDRGHRQFPIQPDYCGCQLSTEPEQTVRVHLRETDAEERVLLIDKTAKIKS, from the coding sequence ATGTCCGAGATCGAGGTCTTCGATGCGGAGCAGTTGGCCGGGCTGATCGAGGGTCTGGCAGAGGCGATCGGCAGGGATCATCCCCACCTCCAAAAGTTGACGTTGATCGGCATTCGCACCCGGGGAGTTCCCCTGGCCTACCGCCTGCGGGATCGGATTGCCACTCTGCTGGGGATCCCGCCCCAAGTGGGGGAGCTGGACATCACTTTTTTCCGCGACGATTTGAGCGCCGGCGGGTTGCGCACCCCCGATCGCAGCGAAATGCCGCGTGACCTGACCGGCCAAGAAGTGGTGCTGGTAGATGATGTGATCTTTCGCGGTCGCACCGTGCGAGCAGCTTTGGAGGCTCTAAACCACTTTGGGCGACCGGAACGGGTGCGATTGGCGGTGTTGATCGACCGGGGTCACCGGCAGTTCCCCATCCAGCCCGATTACTGCGGTTGTCAGCTTTCCACAGAACCGGAGCAAACGGTGAGAGTCCATCTGCGGGAAACCGATGCAGAAGAGCGGGTGCTGTTGATAGACAAAACGGCAAAGATCAAGTCCTGA
- a CDS encoding pentapeptide repeat-containing protein → MSVAWLASVLARRSWLSRFLRGMVLCGLILCLGVTPLGSPAHAEDYTKRDLQGVSFAGQDLSGWKFLKANLRQSDLSHVKAAGANLFGANLSKANLRGADLRGATLDMANLQGADLREAQLQDSMMWLARVEGIQIDGADFTNALIRQDALSILCERATGVNPVTGRATRDTLECD, encoded by the coding sequence ATGTCTGTTGCTTGGCTGGCTTCGGTTCTGGCGAGGCGGTCTTGGCTGAGCCGTTTCCTGCGGGGGATGGTGCTTTGCGGGCTGATACTCTGCCTGGGGGTTACTCCGCTGGGATCCCCGGCCCACGCCGAAGACTACACCAAACGAGATCTACAGGGGGTGAGCTTTGCAGGGCAAGACCTGAGCGGCTGGAAGTTTCTCAAGGCCAACCTGCGCCAAAGCGATCTCAGCCATGTGAAGGCGGCAGGGGCGAACCTGTTCGGGGCCAATCTCAGCAAAGCCAACTTGCGCGGAGCCGACTTGCGCGGGGCCACTTTGGACATGGCCAACCTACAGGGTGCGGATCTGCGAGAAGCGCAACTGCAGGACAGCATGATGTGGCTGGCCCGAGTCGAAGGGATCCAAATTGATGGGGCGGATTTCACCAATGCGTTGATACGGCAAGACGCCCTCTCCATCCTTTGCGAACGGGCCACCGGCGTTAACCCTGTAACCGGTCGGGCCACCCGCGACACTCTTGAATGTGACTGA
- a CDS encoding heme oxygenase (biliverdin-producing): MSAQLRESTKQSHTMAENMAFIKCFLKGVVDKRAYSRYLGNFYFVYSALEEGFAQLREHPLVGRLYYPELWRKASLEKDLNYFVGPNWRSLVKPSPACQVYVNRIREVVEKDPLLLIAHAYTRYIGDLSGGQILKNIARRAMGLPPGEGTAFYDFEQIPHEGKFKQRYRAQMDALGLDQATIDRIVAEANYAFKLNMDLFRELEGNWLLSMARLAWNSLLSQFQRKPTRSEAAAPSS; encoded by the coding sequence TTGTCGGCCCAGTTGCGAGAGAGCACCAAGCAGTCCCACACCATGGCCGAGAACATGGCCTTTATCAAGTGTTTCCTGAAGGGAGTGGTGGATAAACGGGCCTACAGCCGCTACCTGGGCAATTTCTACTTTGTCTACAGTGCTCTGGAAGAGGGCTTTGCCCAACTGCGAGAGCACCCCCTGGTGGGCCGGCTCTACTACCCAGAGCTGTGGCGCAAGGCCAGCCTGGAGAAGGATTTAAATTATTTTGTTGGCCCCAACTGGCGCTCTTTGGTCAAGCCCTCCCCTGCCTGCCAGGTCTATGTCAACCGCATTCGGGAAGTGGTGGAAAAAGATCCGCTTCTGCTGATCGCTCACGCCTACACCCGCTACATCGGTGACTTGTCGGGTGGCCAAATCCTCAAAAACATCGCCCGCCGGGCCATGGGCTTGCCGCCAGGGGAAGGAACAGCTTTTTACGATTTCGAGCAGATCCCCCACGAGGGCAAGTTCAAGCAGCGCTACCGTGCCCAGATGGATGCATTGGGGCTGGATCAAGCCACCATCGACCGCATTGTGGCAGAGGCCAATTATGCCTTCAAGCTGAACATGGACTTGTTTAGGGAGTTGGAGGGGAATTGGCTGTTGTCGATGGCCCGCTTGGCCTGGAATTCGCTGCTCAGCCAGTTTCAACGCAAGCCCACCCGTTCTGAGGCAGCCGCTCCCAGCTCCTAA